The following coding sequences lie in one Allochromatium vinosum DSM 180 genomic window:
- a CDS encoding D-hexose-6-phosphate mutarotase, with translation MDLDALNAAFDLPGVLRFVEGRGGLTLIEIDNGLARATLTTHGAQVLSYRPAGVRDDLLFVSKRAYFAPDREIKGGVPICWPWFGRDPAEPERIIHGFARLRDWSVLACETRPDGATWVRFGLADEAETHALWPHYFNLWVEVTVGATLSVSLTTRNAGDEPFAITQGLHAYFSIGDPAQVRVLGLDGCRYLDKAAEAPPDAVGVQSGLLGFEAEVNRIYESVPPSLMIEDEALQRRIRIDSRHSRTAVVWNPWIAGARSMPDLDDEDYRHFVCVETVNAASEVIRVAPQQEVRIGAEYRLESL, from the coding sequence ATGGATCTCGATGCACTGAATGCCGCCTTCGACTTGCCCGGTGTCCTGCGCTTCGTTGAGGGGCGGGGCGGTCTGACGCTGATCGAGATCGACAACGGTCTGGCGCGGGCGACCCTGACCACGCATGGGGCTCAGGTGTTGTCCTATCGCCCGGCCGGGGTGCGCGATGATCTGCTGTTCGTCAGTAAGCGCGCCTATTTCGCGCCGGACCGGGAGATCAAGGGCGGCGTGCCCATCTGCTGGCCCTGGTTCGGGCGCGATCCCGCTGAACCGGAGCGGATCATCCACGGCTTTGCGCGCCTGAGGGACTGGTCGGTGCTGGCATGCGAGACGCGGCCCGATGGCGCGACCTGGGTGCGGTTCGGTCTGGCCGACGAGGCCGAGACGCACGCGCTCTGGCCGCATTACTTCAATCTCTGGGTCGAGGTGACGGTCGGTGCAACCCTGTCGGTGTCGCTCACGACCCGAAATGCCGGTGACGAACCCTTTGCCATCACCCAGGGGCTGCATGCCTATTTCAGCATCGGCGATCCGGCTCAGGTCCGCGTCCTCGGGCTCGACGGCTGCCGCTATCTCGACAAGGCGGCAGAGGCGCCGCCGGATGCAGTCGGCGTCCAGTCCGGTTTGCTGGGTTTCGAGGCTGAGGTCAACCGCATCTATGAATCCGTGCCGCCGAGCCTGATGATCGAGGATGAGGCGCTGCAACGGCGTATCCGCATCGACAGCCGGCACAGCCGAACCGCTGTGGTCTGGAACCCCTGGATCGCCGGCGCGCGGTCGATGCCGGATCTCGACGACGAGGACTACCGGCACTTCGTCTGTGTCGAGACCGTCAACGCCGCTTCCGAAGTGATCCGAGTCGCGCCCCAGCAGGAGGTGCGGATCGGCGCCGAGTATCGCCTCGAATCCCTGTAA